AAACCCCGCAAGGCTTTGTTGTGAAAGATCTTTTAAAGTGCCATGAAGAGGGCATTCAGAAGCAATGGGAAGTGACCGATGATGCTATGTTATTTGAGCAATGCGGTTTGCCTGTCACCATCGTGCAAGGTGAAGATACAAACTTGAAAGTGACGACTCCTGTGGACTTGGCGATCGCTGAATTTATACTGCGGCAACGGCAGTAAACTTATTCTTTTAATTAAACGATCGTGCGTGCTAAATTTCAGTATAAAACTCTAGTTCTTGCCCTCTCAGGAAAGGAGGTTAAAGGTTAATTCGGCAACGTAGCTAGAGAGACTGCTCCCTCAGTGCCTCTCCTCAGGAAAGAGACTTTGAACAGGTTCGTACTTTTCTCAGCAACGCCAAATTAACCTCTCTTCTTTTTAACGAAAGGAGCTTTGAACGGCTCATCCTCACTTCGAGCAGGTTTATATTTCTATTTAGCAATGCCTATTTTCTTAGCAAACTATTTTAATAAGCCAAGACTTTTCATCTATAAAACTGATGGATTTCTGTTCTCAATCAAAGCTGTGCGACTTAAATCCATACTCCTAATTATTAGTCTTTTATTGCTTCTGGTCGGACTTCATTCAATAGCTTTTGCCCAATCGACTTTACCCGTCAGAGTCGATCGCTGGTTAGAAGTTCAATCTGTTTCAGGAACAGTTACTTTTTACCGCAACCAAACTTCACAAGTTGCCAAAGTTGGAGTTCGTTTAGGAGTCGTTGGAGATACCCTAACAACCGGGAAAGACTCTAGCGCTGTTCTGACGGTTGATACGGGAATTGGTACAGTTCGCATGTCTGAAAGCACGACTCTTCAAGTGAAAAGATTAGAAATGCTTCCTAGCGGCGGCATAGTGACCCTGTTAAACATTACAGAGGGGCAAGCTCGGTTGCAGTTGCGCCCGTTTACCAACTCTGATTCAGAGCTTGAAATTGAGACCCCGGCAGGAATTAGCGGCGTTAGAGGCACAATTTTTGGAGTAAGCGTTCAGCCC
The DNA window shown above is from Timaviella obliquedivisa GSE-PSE-MK23-08B and carries:
- a CDS encoding FecR family protein, coding for MRLKSILLIISLLLLLVGLHSIAFAQSTLPVRVDRWLEVQSVSGTVTFYRNQTSQVAKVGVRLGVVGDTLTTGKDSSAVLTVDTGIGTVRMSESTTLQVKRLEMLPSGGIVTLLNITEGQARLQLRPFTNSDSELEIETPAGISGVRGTIFGVSVQPNGTTGVATLEGRVVAEAQGQAVAIEAGLQSLIVPGDPPTQPTPLQENTQLTVRSLIQTSDRTVEIVGQVDQVNLLVIENEVQNVEPDGTFILQRSLPRDRRIRATVTTPLGKKQAYEIVVP